In Erigeron canadensis isolate Cc75 chromosome 7, C_canadensis_v1, whole genome shotgun sequence, one DNA window encodes the following:
- the LOC122609209 gene encoding protein FAR1-RELATED SEQUENCE 5-like: MNQSSPFTSSSHDEELLSDQSSFLSSPSDDDWLFSGSDQEFVLGSDQQLLSGSGSDQGFIFDSGKGDHQNGLEKETKCEISVNERQHHEDVCFQDKSNNNFNCDEDIEEPKGFGVYKRSSRKSYTDDEKKYATVSCNRAGKSVSKSKNILNPRPLSKTNCPAKVNVVLGINKKWNVSKVELKHNHPFSPSKGRFYRCHRVVNRNVKRRLEIYQRAGVRMNKGFNTFVVENGGYENVPFTEKDCRNYIDKVKRLKFGEGDAEAIQRYFTKVHSSDHDFFYTWELDEENRLKSLFWADARCRAAYEEFGDVVTFDTTYLTNEYEMPMAPFVGVNHHGQSILLGCGLISNEDNETFTWLFQSWLACMSGSPPKAIITDQDQAMKNTIQVVFPDARHK, translated from the exons ATGAACCAATCTTCTCCTTTTACTTCTTCATCTCATGATGAAGAGTTATTATCAGATCAATCATCCTTTCTTTCTTCCCCTTCAGACGATGACTGGTTGTTTTCGGGTTCCGATCAAGAATTTGTATTGGGTTCTGATCAACAATTATTATCAGGTTCAGGTTCCGATCAAGGGTTTATATTTGATTCTGGTAAAGG GGATCATCAAAATGGTCTGGAAAAAGAAACTAAGTGTGAGATAAGTGTAAATGAAAGACAACATCATGAAGATGTGTGTTTTCAAGACAAAAGTAACAATAATTTTAATTGTGACGAAGATATTGAAGAACCAAAG gggttTGGAGTGTATAAAAGGTCTTCACGGAAGTCTTATACCGATGATGAGAAAAAATATGCCACTGTTTCATGTAATAGGGCTGGGAAGTCGGTATCTAAAtcgaaaaatattttgaatccTCGGCCTCTTTCCAAAACAAATTGTCCAGCAAAAGTTAATGTGGTTCTTGGcattaataaaaaatggaaTGTGTCAAAAGTTGAGCTAAAACACAATCATCCGTTTAGTCCAAGCAAAGGACGTTTTTATCGGTGTCATAGGGTCGTAAACCGAAATGTTAAAAGACGACTTGAGATCTATCAAAGAGCTGGAGTAAGAATGAACAAGGGTTTCAATACCTTTGTCGTGGAGAATGGGGGATATGAAAATGTACCATTTACAGAAAAGGATTGTCGCAACTACATTGATAAAGTTAAACGGTTGAAGTTTGGAGAAGGTGATGCTGAAGCAATTCAAAGATATTTCACGAAAGTTCACTCTTCAgatcatgattttttttatacatgggAATTAGATGAGGAAAATCGACTAAAGAGTTTGTTTTGGGCTGATGCGAGGTGTAGGGCAGCATATGAGGAATTTGGGGATGTTGTTACATTCGATACAACGTATCTAACAAATGAGTATGAGATGCCAATGGCTCCATTTGTAGGAGTAAATCATCATGGGCAATCAATATTGCTTGGTTGTGGATTGATTTCAAATGAAGATAATGAGACATTTACATGGTTATTCCAGTCATGGCTTGCATGTATGTCAGGGAGTCCTCCTAAAGCCATAATAACGGATCAGGATCAAGCTATGAAGAACACAATACAAGTTGTCTTTCCTGATGCGCGTCACAAGTGA
- the LOC122608629 gene encoding protein FAR1-RELATED SEQUENCE 2-like, which yields MEEQMRKIYTHTKFKEFMEELTGKMYCGIGSLKSQDSILEYEVIEDVMVNGHIIKKAFAVWFKKGDSEEECDVRCICRLFEFRGMLCRHALTVLINEKIYTLPYKYILRRWRKDVKRRHTKVKVTYSDWVSSDEGRRYDRMCSAFSQVADLASELEEKCSLVLNRISEMKDEVLCKKTAPDSFTCTPGPSISTKNSTKIRDPLVVRRKCRPSGKRLKPKVEEIITKMQKKKKNLKDVEDGEAGCEVDNDLPKKKLSRKEKAENPYDNVYSISSGTSDSGYANLQPHFAGFVPIHPMQQHQTRDMFHQVSPQLQNRGFQVQNLSQVSVPDASVNPPVTRISPP from the exons ATGGAAGAACAAATGAGGAAAATTTACACCCACACTAAGTTCAAAGAGTTCATGGAAGAACTAACTGGAAAAATGTATTGTGGGATAGGTTCTTTAAAGTCACAAGATAGTATACTAGAATATGAAGTAATTGAGGATGTAATGGTCAATGGACATATAATAAAGAAAGCATTTGCTGTTTGGTTCAAAAAGGGTGATTCGGAGGAAGAATGTGATGTGAGATGTATTTGTCGCTTGTTTGAGTTTCGTGGAATGTTATGTAGGCATGCACTTACCGTACTT ATCAATGAGAAGATATATACACTGCCTTATAAATACATTTTGCGGAGATGGAGAAAAGATGTGAAGAGGAGACATACTAAGGTTAAAGTAACTTACAGTGATTGGGTTAGCTCAGATGAGGGGCGTCGTTATGATAGAATGTGTAGTGCTTTCTCACAAGTAGCGGACTTAGCATCAGAACTAGAAGAAAAATGTAGTCTTGTACTTAACCGAATAAGTGAAATGAAGGATGaagttttatgtaaaaaaactGCACCTGATAGCTTCACATGTACCCCGGGGCCTAGTATCTCTACTAAGAATAGCACAAAGATTCGTGATCCATTGGTAGTGCGAAGAAAATGTCGTCCTTCAGGAAAGAGACTCAAGCCCAAAGTAGAAGAAATCATCACAAAGAtgcagaaaaagaagaag AATTTGAAAGATGTTGAAGATGGGGAAGCTGGTTGTGAAGTTGATAATGATTTACCAAAGAAAAAACTTTCGAGGAAGGAAAAAGCG GAAAACCCGTATGACAATGTGTACTCTATTTCAAGTGGCACAAGTGATAGTGGGTATGCTAATTTACAGCCTCATTTTGCTGGATTCGTCCCAATTCATCCCATGCAACAACATCAAACTAGAGATATGTTTCACCAAGTTTCCCCACAGTTGCAAAATCGAGGATTTCAAGTGCAGAATTTATCACAAGTTAGCGTTCCAGATGCATCAGTTAACCCTCCAGTTACAAGAATTAGCCCTCCATAG
- the LOC122609210 gene encoding patellin-6-like, giving the protein MGEDMTYNLEPYQTKALESLKEKVDVSFRDKQVSIWGIRLSAYGSPESDVIFSKFLRARNFNAGRAFNMLRECLWWRHEFGADSILEQDLGFKEFEGVVSYMNGVDKEGHPIWWENNYGIFENKEIYNKFLGDDKKLEKFLRWKVQVLERGIKMLDFKPSGTKSITMVYNVRGLPNKEHKFYSKHLFPLLRNNYPGIIDFEIILNAPWYLRPLFKDETSKANYLCPKKANVAETLYKYIKPEYIPIQYNGLCRPDELKDGLVKPATEFTVNGGEVTNIPIQGIEEGATITWDVVVAGWDLTYSVQFTPDAVESYGIVVEKSRKMLEIDEALHGSYVAKETGKLVLIIDNTASQKKKFGAWRFLIQKKVKYDHDESYESPVLYENNCLFSSS; this is encoded by the exons ATGGGTGAAGACATGACTTATAATCTTGAACCCTACCAAACAAAAGCACTCGAAAGCCTTAAAGAAAAGGTCGATGTTTCCTTCAGAGACAAACAAGTATCGATCTGGGGAATCCGACTCTCTGCCTACGGAAGCCCGGAATCTGATGTCATTTTTTCCAAATTCCTTAGAGCGAGAAACTTTAATGCCGGCCGTGCTTTCAACATGCTACGAGAATGTCTTTGGTGGAGGCACGAATTTGGAGCCGACTCAATCCTTGAACAAGATTTAGGTTTCAAAGAATTTGAAGGTGTGGTTAGTTACATGAATGGGGTTGACAAAGAAGGTCATCCCATTTGGTGGGAAAATAATTATggaatttttgaaaataaagaaatttataACAAGTTCTTGGGAGATGACAAAAAGTTGGAAAAGTTTTTAAGATGGAAAGTTCAAGTTCTTGAAAGAGGAATTAAGATGTTGGATTTTAAACCTAGTGGAACAAAATCGATTACTATGGTTTATAATGTGCGAGGCCTGCCAAATAAAGAGCATAAATTCTATTCCAAGCATCTCTTCCCTCTCTTGAGAAACAACTATCCTGGAATCATTGACTTTGAG ATAATCCTCAATGCGCCATGGTATTTACGCCCCTTGTTCAAAGATGAAACAAGCAAGGCTAATTATTTGTGCCCTAAGAAAGCCAATGTGGCCGAAACCCTCTACAA GTACATAAAGCCCGAGTATATACCAATACAATACAATGGTCTATGTCGACCCGATGAGTTGAAAGACGGTCTTGTCAAACCGGCTACTGAGTTTACTGTCAATGGTGGAGAAGTTACTAATATTCCCATCCAAGGCATTGAG GAAGGTGCAACAATAACTTGGGACGTGGTCGTTGCTGGATGGGATTTGACGTATTCTGTTCAGTTCACACCTGATGCTGTTGAAAGCTACGGGATCGTGGTTGAGAAGTCAAGGAAAATGCTCGAGATAGATGAGGCATTACATGGCTCATATGTCGCTAAAGAAACGGGAAAACTAGTTTTAATCATTGATAACACAGCTTCTCAAAAGAAGAAGTTTGGTGCTTGGCGATTCCTTATCCAGAAAAAAGTGAAGTACGATCATGATGAATCATACGAGTCTCCTgtattatatgaaaataattgTTTGTTTTCGAGTAGCTAG
- the LOC122607383 gene encoding rhodanese-like domain-containing protein 9, chloroplastic produces MAGISSCCSSALSSRSNLGTFSLRFNNTRRDGTPRILRTSLRVNAEIEYVNAEEAKRLVAEEGYSIVDVRDRTQYERAHIKSCKHVPLFIENTDNDPGTIVKRQLHNNFSGLFYGLPFTKPNTEFVQTVKNQFSPDSKILVVCQEGLRSAGAANKLEAAGFQNIACITSGLQSVKPGWFDVEGSTELQDAGKAGLVQVQGKISAVLGTVLICAYLFITFFPDQAEKIIALVPSS; encoded by the exons ATGGCGGGGATCAGCTCTTGTTGCTCTTCCGCACTCTCTTCTCGAAg CAATTTGGGTACATTTTCATTAAGGTTTAATAATACTCGTCGCGATGGAACGCCAAGAATTTTGCGTACGAGTTTAAGAGTTAATGCAGAAATTGAATATGTCAATGCTGAAGAGGCAAAGCGACTTGTAGCAGAAGAAGGGTACTCGATTGTGGATGTTAGAGATCGAACTCAATATGAAAGAGCACACATTAAATCATGTAAACATGTTCCTCTTTTTATCGAAAATACAGACAATGATCCAG GAACAATAGTCAAGAGACAACTGCATAACAACTTTTCGGGTTTATTTTATGGATTGCCATTTACTAAGCCCAATACAGAATTCGTGCAGACAGTGAAGAACCAGTTCTCGCCTGATAGTAAAATTCTAGTAGTTTGCCAGGAAGGACTAAG ATCTGCCGGTGCTGCAAACAAGTTAGAGGCAGCTGGATTTCAGAATATAGCATGTATAACATCAGGACTCCAATCTGTAAAACCAG GATGGTTTGATGTTGAGGGTTCTACTGAGTTACAAGACGCAGGTAAGGCTGGTTTGGTACAAGTGCAAGGCAAGATCTCAGCTGTTCTTGGAACCGTACTCATtt GTGCGTATCTTTTCATAACTTTCTTTCCAGATCAAGCAGAGAAGATCATTGCACTTGTTCCTTCGAGTTAG